One part of the Glycine soja cultivar W05 chromosome 11, ASM419377v2, whole genome shotgun sequence genome encodes these proteins:
- the LOC114373083 gene encoding uncharacterized protein LOC114373083, whose amino-acid sequence MASMMDAMLGMKQLMESNAATVAAISSAAEADPTLLTAAHHLIPNIVGRERSMSRHVSNPHPGYNRGTYPYGLPPNYTPPAVHDDVGHVPPLILEGEPPRHPDGVQENPREHAQGDVDSYFPAKGPAPNTLPQPNITREPRSHLTQPIFLSVGGPPLAAEGKGKLDLIEERLRAVEGFGDYPFADMTDLCLVPDVVIPLKFKMGAYSRDEKLLMHFFQDSLAGAAVIWYTNLEASRICTWKDLITAFLRQYQYNFYMAPDRTQLQNMVKREHKSFKEYARHWRDLAAQVAPPMVEREMVTMMVDTLPVFYYEKLVGYMPSSFADLVFIGERIEVGLKRGKFDYVSPVGASGRRTGMAGAKKKEGDAHIVTSTPAWPKPPQTPHGTHQYAQHHPSFSACTGGSSDTALAQPRVPTPPQGGAPQALAPTRPQPAKNAHFGSGPNTARNFSPRQAQIFAPIPMMYGDLLPSLIANQLVMVIPGKFPQPPFPKWYNPSATCAYHGGASATQSSSAWP is encoded by the exons atggcttccatgatggatgccatgCTAGGAATGAAACAACTTATGGAGAGTAACGCGGCCACCGTCGCCGCTATTAGTTCGGCTGCCGAGGCAGACCCGACTCTTCTGACTGCTGCGCACCACCTTATTCCAAATATTGTGGGACGAGAGAGAAGCATGTCGAGGCACGTCAGCAACCCCCATCCGGGTTACAACCGAGGAACTTACCCCTACGGtttaccacctaattacacacCACCAGCCGTACATGACGATGTGGGTCATGTTCCTCCCCTCATCCtcgaaggggagcctcctcgacatcCTGACGGGGTCCAAGAGAATCCTCGAGAGCATGCTCAGGGGGATGTCGACTCTTACTTTCCTGCTAAGGGGCCAGCGCCCAACACATtacctcaacccaacatcacgAGAGAACCTCGAAGCCACCTAACGCAACCAATATTTCTGTCCGTGGGAGGGCCACCCCTGGCAGCAGAAGGAAAggggaaactcgatctcatcgaagagagattGAGGGCTGTCGAGGGATTCGGCGATTATCCATTCGCGGACATGACCGACCTTTGCTTGGTGCCGGACGTCGTCATccctctgaagttcaag ATGGGAGCATATTCCAGGGACGAGAAgttattgatgcatttctttcaagatagcttggctggggCAGCAGTCAtctggtacactaatctagaGGCTTCCCGCATTTGCacctggaaggatctgattaccgccttccttaggcagtatcagtacaacttTTACATGGCTCCCGACCGGACTCAGCTGCAAAACATGGTTAAACGGGAACATAAGTCTTTTAAAGAATATGCTCGGCATTGGAGGGACCTAGCAGCGCAAgtagcccctcccatggtcgagagGGAAATGGTTACTATGATGGTGGATACCTTGCCTgtattttactatgagaagttagtAGGCTACATGCCCTCTAGCTTCGCGGACTTGGTTTTCAtcggagaaaggattgaggtGGGTTTAAAGaggggaaagtttgattacgtctcCCCGGTAGGTGCCAGCGGTAGGAGGACCGGAATGGCTGGGGCaaagaagaaagagggagaTGCCCATATCGTCACTTCAACACCTGCGTGGCCCAAGCCGCCACAAACTCCCCATGGTACCCACCAATATGCACAACATCATCCGAGTTTTTCGGCTTGCACTGGGGGCTCTTCCGACACAGCGCTCGCCCAACCAAGGGTGCCCACACCCCCACAAGGGGGGGCTCCTCAAGCTTTGGCTCCAACCCGGCCTCAGCCAGCCAAAAATGCCCACTTTGGCTCGGGCCCCAACACGGCAAGAAACTTCTCTCCAAGGCAAGCTCAGATTTTCGCCCCGATCCCAATGATGTATGGGGATCTCTTACCGTCtctcatcgccaaccaattgGTCATGGTGATTCCAGGAAAGTTCCCCCAGCCTCcattcccaaagtggtataaccCTAGCGCAACCTGCGCGTACCATGGGGGAGCCTCGGCCACTCAGTCGAGCAGTGCTTGGCCTTGA
- the LOC114373084 gene encoding uncharacterized protein LOC114373084: MASFEDKLDKDRDKWIVWFDGASNILGHGVGAALVSPDNQCIPFTARLGFDCTNNMAEYEACALGIRAAIDFNVKLLKVYGDSTLVIHQLKGEWETRDHKLIPYQAYIKELAEFFDEISFHHIPREENQMVLGDGHEWTLGP, encoded by the exons atggcctcatTTGAAGATAAGCTAGACAAGGATagggacaagtggatcgtgtggttcGATGGGGCGTcgaacattctaggccatggcgttggggcagcatTGGTTTCTCCGGACAaccaatgtatacctttcacagccaggttgGGGTTCGACTGCACTAATAACATGgctgaatatgaagcatgcgcTCTGGGCATCCGggcagcaattgacttcaatgtcaagctactcaaagtgtacgGAGACTCGACGCTGGTAATTCACCAGCTGAAAGGGGAATGGGAGACTAGGGATCACAAACTGATACCCTACcaggcctatatcaaggaattggctgagttctttgatgagatctcatTCCATCATattccccgagaggaaaatcaaatg GTACTTGGGGACGGGCATGAATGGACGCTAGGCCCATGA